Proteins encoded in a region of the Micromonas commoda chromosome 10, complete sequence genome:
- a CDS encoding predicted protein has translation MSEYETRPHVSGLKRKALVGVEYVPKKEDMAEGPFVCRLGATGGLPPPGTEFRAWRKNLPYRGHMMLLRGRTDGVDYIGANHAPLGHYPAGDACKYLLGKLVPVGKGKGGGGGGGDDDAVEYELKLMPVGGSRVIDLECRCHALDYNEPEWDGAEDLNDYQVRAAHNARLLKAFASAKQQRKVAKIMAERRVDGNTIAAPDAMEATLKRATEGEMDASQLSKLAGERRNIPEHNPSATNAIDAYPFNLFPMFALLEKRTKWKEMVKAAKKPSAMKELRDGGGVDDFILGLVPKLAEHSGGATDREENDRQKTRAKALAALDFLLVFLHAKDHISEKRERRKDVEGDDDDAYTGNKYLSWTTRERVDAGIQRACVDAFMEEQHSGGTATAGGVAPGPDEPRRFSRPKAMKDLVCLHVILMALRVCNYDVDLDALGARMKMGVKALAPLCRELGCAVKKSAGKKSDGGGVTRATLPLDGTKTLQDVLPEIKRRLKAAKKRD, from the coding sequence atGTCAGAGTATGAAACGCGCCCGCACGTCTCGGGGCTGAAGCGCAAGGCCCTGGTCGGCGTCGAGTACGTCCCTAAGAAGGAGGACATGGCGGAGGGGCCGTTCGTGTGCAGGCTGGGCGCCACCGGGGGATTGCCCCCGCCCGGCACCGAGTTTCGCGCGTGGCGGAAGAACCTCCCGTACCGCGGTCACATGatgctcctccgcggccgcaccgacggcgtggacTACATCGGCGCCAATCACGCCCCGCTGGGGCACTaccccgcgggggacgcctGCAAGTACCTCCTCGGTAAGCTGGTGCCGGTGGGGAAGgggaagggcggcggcggcggcggtggggacgacgacgccgtggagtACGAGCTCAAGCTGATGCCCGTgggcggctcccgcgtcATCGACCTGGAGTGCCGATGCCACGCGCTGGACTACAACGAGCCCGAGTGGGACGGAGCGGAGGACCTCAACGACTAccaggtccgcgccgcgcacaaCGCGCGGCTCCTCAAAgccttcgcgtccgcgaagCAGCAGAGGAAGGTTGCGAAGATCATGGCCGAGCGCAGGGTCGACGGCAACACCATcgccgccccggacgcgatggaggccACGTTGAAGCGCGCCACCGAGGGcgagatggacgcgtcgcagCTGTCCAAACTCGCGGGGGAACGAAGGAACATCCCCGAGCACAACCCttcggcgacgaacgccatcgacgcgtacCCGTTCAATCTGTTCCCGATGTTTGCGCTGCTGGAGAAGCGGACCAAGTGGAAGGAGATGGTCAAGGCCGCGAAGAAGCCCAGCGCGATGAAGGAGCTgagggacggcggcggcgtcgacgacttcatcctcgggctcgttccgaagctcgccgagcactcgggcggcgcgaccgaTCGCGAGGAGAACGACCGGCAGAAGACGCGagccaaggcgctcgccgcgctggattTCCTCCTCGTCTTTCTCCACGCCAAGGACCACATCTCGGagaagcgcgagcggcgcaaggacgtcgagggagacgacgacgacgcgtacaCCGGGAACAAGTACCTGTCGTGGACCACGCGggagcgcgtggacgccgggatccagcgcgcgtgcgtcgacgcgttcatgGAGGAGCAGCACTCCggcgggacggcgacggctggCGGTGTCGCGCCCGGCCCCGACGAACCCAGGCGATTCTCGCGCCCCAAGGCGATGAAGGACCTCGTCTGCCTCCACGTCATCCTCATGGCGCTCAGGGTGTGCAACTACGACGTGGACCTGGACGCGTTGGGGGCGAGGATGAAGATGGgcgtcaaggcgctcgcgcccctgTGCCGAGAGCTGGGATGCGCGGTGAAGAAGAGCGCTGGGAAGAagagcgacgggggcggggtgacgcgggcgacgctgCCGCTGGACGGCACCAAGACGCTCCAGGACGTGCTCCCGGAGATCAAACGACGGCTCAAGGCTGCGAAGAAGAGGGACTGA